A genome region from Numida meleagris isolate 19003 breed g44 Domestic line chromosome 14, NumMel1.0, whole genome shotgun sequence includes the following:
- the LOC110406502 gene encoding RNA-binding protein EWS-like, translating into MEEGPDLDLGPPMDPDEDSDNSSVYVQGLNDNVTLEDLADFFKQCGVVKMNKRTGQPMIHLYIDKETGKPKGDATVSYDDPSTAKTAVEWFDGKDFQGSKLKVSLTRKKGPMNSMRGGMPPREQRGMPPPLRGGPGGPGGPGGPGGPSGPMGRMGGRGGDRGGFSSRGPRGSRGNPSGGSVQHRAGDWQCPNPGCGNQNFAWRTECNQCKAPKPEGFLPPPFPPPGGDRGRGGPGGMRGSRGGGLMERGGPGGMFRGGRGGDRGGFRGGRGMDRGGYGGGGRRGGGPGGPPGPLMDQMGGGGRGGRRGGPGKMDKGGHHGGQGTP; encoded by the exons ATGGAAGAGGGACCGGACCTTGACTTAG GCCCACCTATGGACCCGGATGAGGACTCAGACAACAGCTCAGTGTATGTGCAGGGACTCAATGATAATGTGACCCTGGAGGACCTGGCAGACTTCTTCAAGCAGTGCGGGGTTGTCAAG ATGAACAAGAGGACTGGGCAGCCCATGATACACCTCTACATCGACAAGGAGACTGGCAAACCGAAGGGAGATGCCACGGTATCTTACGACGACCCATCCACTGCCAAAACAGCCGTCGAATGGTTTGATG GGAAGGACTTCCAGGGCAGCAAGCTCAAAGTCAGCCTCACGCGGAAGAAGGGCCCGATGAACAGCATGAGGGGCGGGATGCCCCCACGGGAGCAGAGGGGAATGCCTCCCCCTCTCCGCGGAG GTCCTGGGGGGCCTGGCGGCCCGGGGGGACCCGGAGGACCGAGCGGCCCCATGGGCCGGATGGGAGGCAGAGGTGGCGACAGGGGAGGCTTCTCCTCGAGAGGACCACGGGGATCCAGGGGGAACCCCTCTGGCGGCAGCGTGCAGCACCGCGCCGGAGACTGGCAGTGCCCCAACCC GGGATGTGGAAACCAGAACTTCGCCTGGAGAACAGAGTGCAATCAGTGCAAGGCTCCTAAACCAGAAGGGTTTCTCCCGCCCCCTTTTCCCCCTCCAG GTGGAGACCGCGGTAGAGGCGGCCCCGGAGGAATGCGGGGCAGCAGAGGCGGCGGCCTGATGGAGCGCGGGGGCCCCGGCGGCATGTTCAGAGGCGGCCGCGGCGGAGACAGAGGTGGATTCAGGGGAGGCCGGGGCATGGATCGAGGCGGCTACGGAGGAGGGGGCCGGCGAGGAGGGGGCCCCGGGGGCCCGCCCGGCCCGCTGATGGACCAGATGGGAGGCGGAGGCAGAGGCGGAAGACGCGGAGGCCCGGGGAAGATGGACAA